Proteins co-encoded in one Spirosoma endbachense genomic window:
- the leuC gene encoding 3-isopropylmalate dehydratase large subunit, translating to MSTPKTLFDKVWDAHVIRQVKDGPDVLFIDRHFIHEVTSPVAFLGLESRGASVLFSGRTFATADHNTPTLNQHLPVADPLSANQLAALERNAAHYGISHWGLGHQKNGIVHVVGPENGITLPGMTIVCGDSHTSTHGAFGAIAFGIGTSEVEMVLAAQCIMQPKPKKMRITVNGKVGKAVLPKDVILYIISQTSASGATGYFVEYAGEVFENMSMEGRMTVCNMTIEMGARGGMIAPDETTLNYLKGRDLSPKGEQWDKLVPYWQTLKTDEGATFDLDLTFDAADIEPQITYGTNPGLGTGVTHQIPMADAVKDGSASYKKSLQYMGFAENESMLGKPVDFVFLGSCTNGRIEDFRAFASIVKGRQKADHITAWLVPGSHVVEKQIKDEGILDILTQAGFELRQPGCSACLAMNEDKIPAGKYAVSTSNRNFEGRQGPGARTLLASPLVAAAAAVTGVVTDPRQLI from the coding sequence ATGAGTACCCCAAAGACCCTGTTCGACAAAGTGTGGGATGCGCACGTCATCCGGCAGGTTAAAGATGGCCCCGATGTATTGTTTATCGATCGGCATTTTATTCACGAAGTAACAAGCCCCGTGGCTTTTCTGGGCCTTGAAAGCCGGGGTGCATCCGTGTTATTTTCGGGACGCACCTTCGCGACTGCCGATCACAATACGCCAACACTCAACCAGCACCTGCCGGTGGCTGACCCACTGTCAGCTAATCAGCTGGCAGCCCTGGAGCGTAATGCTGCTCATTATGGTATCTCGCACTGGGGTCTAGGCCACCAGAAAAACGGTATCGTGCACGTAGTTGGCCCCGAAAACGGGATTACACTACCCGGTATGACTATCGTTTGTGGTGATTCGCACACCTCAACTCATGGTGCATTTGGCGCTATCGCGTTCGGCATTGGTACGTCAGAAGTCGAGATGGTTCTGGCAGCACAGTGCATTATGCAACCCAAGCCGAAGAAAATGCGGATCACCGTCAACGGCAAAGTGGGTAAAGCTGTTCTTCCGAAAGACGTAATCCTGTACATTATTTCGCAGACATCAGCCAGCGGAGCCACAGGCTATTTTGTGGAGTATGCCGGGGAGGTTTTTGAGAATATGAGCATGGAAGGCCGTATGACGGTTTGTAACATGACCATTGAAATGGGTGCCAGAGGAGGTATGATTGCCCCCGATGAAACCACACTCAACTACCTGAAAGGCCGCGATCTTTCGCCCAAAGGCGAACAATGGGACAAACTGGTCCCTTATTGGCAGACGCTTAAAACCGATGAAGGCGCTACTTTTGACCTCGACCTGACCTTCGACGCAGCCGATATCGAACCTCAGATTACGTATGGCACGAACCCTGGTTTAGGAACGGGCGTAACGCACCAGATTCCAATGGCCGATGCCGTGAAAGACGGTTCTGCGAGTTACAAAAAATCGTTACAGTACATGGGCTTCGCCGAAAACGAATCCATGTTGGGCAAGCCCGTCGATTTTGTATTCTTGGGAAGCTGTACGAATGGCCGCATTGAAGATTTCCGGGCATTTGCCTCCATTGTGAAAGGTCGTCAGAAAGCTGATCACATCACGGCCTGGTTAGTACCGGGTTCGCACGTTGTTGAGAAGCAAATTAAAGATGAGGGTATTCTGGATATTTTGACCCAGGCAGGTTTTGAATTGCGCCAGCCTGGTTGTTCAGCCTGTCTCGCCATGAATGAAGATAAGATTCCAGCGGGCAAATACGCCGTTTCTACCTCAAACCGTAACTTCGAGGGACGCCAGGGGCCGGGCGCGCGCACACTACTGGCCAGCCCATTAGTAGCAGCCGCAGCCGCCGTTACAGGCGTAGTAACAGACCCCCGTCAACTCATCTAG
- the leuD gene encoding 3-isopropylmalate dehydratase small subunit, translated as MAYDKFTILRSSAVPMPNENVDTDQIIPARFLKATERKGFGDNLFRDWRYNSDNTPKADFVLNMPTYSGKILVGGKNFGSGSSREHAAWAIYDYGFRCVVSSFFADIFQNNSINVGILPVRVTPEFLEKIFAAIEADPKTELEVNLPAQTITLLATGESENFAINEYKKHNLTNGYDDIDYLLSMKNEIAAFAETRPF; from the coding sequence ATGGCTTACGACAAATTCACCATACTCCGAAGCAGTGCCGTTCCTATGCCAAATGAGAACGTAGACACTGACCAAATTATTCCTGCCCGTTTTCTCAAAGCCACTGAGCGTAAAGGTTTTGGCGATAACCTCTTCCGCGACTGGCGTTACAATAGCGACAATACCCCAAAGGCCGATTTTGTCCTGAATATGCCTACTTACTCGGGTAAGATTCTGGTTGGGGGAAAAAACTTTGGCAGTGGATCGAGCCGCGAACACGCAGCATGGGCCATCTATGACTATGGCTTCCGTTGTGTGGTTTCGAGCTTCTTTGCTGATATTTTCCAGAACAACTCCATCAATGTTGGCATCCTGCCGGTACGGGTAACTCCTGAGTTTCTGGAAAAAATCTTTGCGGCTATTGAAGCCGACCCAAAGACGGAACTAGAGGTAAACCTGCCTGCACAAACCATTACGCTTCTAGCTACGGGTGAGAGTGAAAACTTTGCCATTAACGAATACAAAAAGCATAATCTCACCAATGGCTATGACGATATCGACTACCTGTTATCGATGAAGAACGAAATCGCAGCCTTCGCCGAAACAAGACCATTTTAG